One Pantoea eucalypti genomic region harbors:
- a CDS encoding S-(hydroxymethyl)glutathione dehydrogenase/class III alcohol dehydrogenase — protein sequence MNMIKTRAAVAWAAGEPLKIEEVDLMPPQKGEVLVRIVATGVCHTDAYTLSGTDPEGVFPAILGHEGGGIVEAVGEGVTSVEVGDHVIPLYTPECGKCKYCLSGKTNLCQAIRTTQGKGLMPDGTTRFFKDGKPIFHYMGTSTFSEYTVIPEISLAKISKEAPLEEVCLLGCGVTTGMGAVMNTAKVKEGDTVAIFGLGGIGLSAVIGAKMAKAGRIIAIDLNTSKFDLARKLGATDLINPKDYDKPIQDVIVELTDGGVDFSFECIGNVNVMRSALECCHKGWGESVIIGVAGAGEEISTRPFQLVTGRVWRGSAFGGVKGRSQLPGIVQDYLDGKFALNDFITHTMPLEEINDAFDLMHEGKSIRSVVHFNK from the coding sequence ATGAACATGATCAAAACCCGTGCCGCGGTTGCCTGGGCTGCTGGCGAACCACTGAAAATCGAAGAAGTGGATTTAATGCCACCGCAAAAAGGTGAAGTGCTGGTGCGTATTGTCGCGACCGGTGTCTGTCATACCGACGCCTACACGCTCTCCGGCACTGACCCGGAAGGTGTTTTCCCGGCGATCCTTGGCCATGAAGGCGGCGGCATCGTGGAAGCGGTGGGCGAAGGCGTAACCAGCGTGGAAGTGGGAGACCATGTCATCCCGCTTTACACCCCGGAGTGCGGCAAATGTAAGTACTGTCTGTCGGGCAAAACTAACCTCTGCCAGGCCATTCGCACAACCCAGGGTAAGGGCCTGATGCCGGACGGCACCACCCGCTTCTTCAAAGATGGCAAACCGATTTTCCATTACATGGGCACCTCGACCTTCTCTGAATACACCGTCATCCCGGAGATCTCACTGGCAAAAATCAGTAAAGAAGCACCGCTGGAAGAGGTTTGTCTGCTGGGCTGTGGCGTCACGACCGGCATGGGCGCGGTAATGAACACCGCCAAAGTGAAAGAAGGCGACACCGTGGCGATCTTCGGTCTCGGCGGCATCGGTCTTTCTGCGGTGATTGGCGCGAAAATGGCGAAAGCAGGCCGTATCATTGCCATCGACCTCAACACCAGCAAATTCGATCTGGCACGTAAACTGGGTGCCACCGATCTGATTAACCCGAAAGATTACGACAAACCGATTCAGGATGTGATTGTCGAGCTGACCGACGGCGGCGTGGACTTCTCGTTTGAGTGTATCGGTAACGTCAACGTAATGCGTTCCGCACTGGAGTGCTGCCACAAAGGCTGGGGCGAGTCTGTGATTATCGGTGTTGCCGGTGCCGGTGAAGAGATCTCTACCCGTCCGTTCCAGCTGGTAACCGGTCGCGTCTGGCGCGGTTCCGCGTTTGGTGGCGTAAAAGGCCGTTCACAGCTGCCAGGCATTGTGCAGGATTACCTCGACGGTAAATTTGCCCTTAACGACTTCATCACTCACACCATGCCGCTGGAAGAGATCAACGACGCCTTTGATTTGATGCACGAAGGAAAATCGATTCGCTCGGTCGTGCACTTTAACAAGTAA
- a CDS encoding FecCD family ABC transporter permease: MTTETSLLAGEETLHHTMQNYHQVLRRRLIWIGVLLVAIIASLILDFTLGPAGLSLDTLWNTLLSPDSVDAGTRVIVWDIRLPYALMALVVGLSLGLAGAEMQTILNNPLASPFTLGVSSAAAFGAALAIILGVGIPGIPDQWLISANAFVFALFAALMLDAVTRWTQVSSAGVVLFGIALVFTFNALVSMMQFIASEDTLQGLVFWTMGSLARASWEKLGVLTVALAILVPFSMMSSWKLTALRLGEDRAVSFGIDVRRLRLTTLLRISILSALAVAFVGPIGFIGLVAPHIARMMFGEDHRFYLPASALVGALVLSLASVASKNLLPGVIIPVGIVTSLIGVPFFLSIILRHRGTV, encoded by the coding sequence ATGACTACCGAAACTTCGCTGCTGGCGGGGGAAGAGACGCTTCACCACACCATGCAAAACTATCATCAGGTGCTGCGCCGCCGCCTGATCTGGATTGGCGTATTACTGGTGGCAATTATTGCCTCATTAATCCTCGACTTTACGCTCGGTCCGGCCGGGCTCTCACTGGACACGCTGTGGAATACGCTGCTCAGCCCCGACAGTGTCGATGCCGGTACCCGTGTTATCGTCTGGGATATTCGTCTGCCTTATGCACTGATGGCGCTGGTGGTCGGGCTGTCGCTGGGCCTGGCAGGCGCAGAAATGCAGACTATCCTGAATAACCCGCTGGCCAGCCCGTTTACGCTCGGTGTCTCATCGGCAGCGGCGTTTGGTGCCGCACTGGCGATCATTCTCGGCGTTGGTATTCCTGGCATTCCTGATCAGTGGTTAATCTCAGCCAACGCCTTTGTCTTTGCACTGTTTGCCGCGCTGATGCTGGATGCCGTGACCCGCTGGACGCAGGTCTCCTCTGCGGGCGTCGTGCTGTTCGGTATTGCACTGGTCTTTACCTTTAACGCACTGGTCTCGATGATGCAGTTCATTGCCAGCGAAGATACGCTGCAGGGTCTGGTGTTCTGGACCATGGGCAGCCTGGCGCGCGCCTCCTGGGAGAAGCTGGGCGTGCTGACCGTGGCGCTGGCCATCCTGGTGCCGTTCTCAATGATGAGCAGCTGGAAGCTGACGGCGCTGCGTCTGGGTGAAGATCGCGCCGTGAGCTTTGGTATCGACGTGCGCCGGCTGCGCCTGACCACCTTGCTGCGCATCAGTATCCTTTCGGCGCTGGCGGTGGCGTTTGTGGGCCCCATCGGCTTCATCGGCCTGGTCGCACCCCACATTGCTCGCATGATGTTTGGTGAAGATCACCGTTTCTATCTGCCTGCCAGTGCGCTGGTTGGCGCGCTGGTGCTCTCCCTGGCGTCAGTCGCGTCGAAAAACCTGCTGCCGGGTGTCATTATTCCCGTGGGTATTGTGACGTCACTGATTGGTGTGCCGTTCTTCCTGAGTATTATTCTGCGTCATCGGGGGACGGTATAA
- the folE gene encoding GTP cyclohydrolase I FolE, whose protein sequence is MSTLSQEAALVHEALLARGLETPLRAPTRDIDDETRKSLIAGHMTEIMQLLNLDLEDDSLMETPHRIAKMYVDEIFSGLDYANFPKITVIENKMKVDEMVTVRDITLTSTCEHHFVIIDGKATVAYIPKEKVIGLSKINRIVQFFAQRPQVQERLTQQVLVALQTLLGTNNVAVSIDAVHYCVKARGVKDATSATTTTSLGGLFKSSQNTRQEFLRAVRHS, encoded by the coding sequence ATGAGCACCTTAAGTCAGGAAGCTGCCCTGGTTCACGAAGCGCTGCTGGCGCGTGGACTGGAAACGCCGTTACGTGCACCGACGCGCGACATTGATGACGAAACGCGTAAAAGCCTGATTGCCGGGCACATGACCGAGATTATGCAGCTGCTGAATCTGGATCTTGAAGATGACAGCCTGATGGAAACGCCACATCGCATCGCCAAAATGTATGTGGATGAAATCTTTTCCGGTCTCGACTACGCAAACTTCCCGAAAATCACCGTCATTGAGAACAAAATGAAGGTCGATGAGATGGTGACCGTGCGTGATATCACCCTGACCAGCACCTGTGAACACCACTTTGTGATCATCGATGGCAAGGCTACCGTCGCCTATATTCCTAAAGAAAAGGTGATTGGCCTGTCGAAAATCAACCGCATCGTGCAGTTCTTTGCTCAGCGTCCGCAGGTGCAGGAGCGGCTGACGCAGCAGGTTCTGGTTGCATTGCAGACGCTGCTGGGCACTAACAATGTGGCTGTTTCCATTGATGCGGTGCACTACTGTGTCAAAGCGCGTGGCGTAAAAGATGCCACCAGCGCCACCACCACGACGTCGCTGGGTGGCCTGTTCAAGTCCAGTCAGAACACCCGTCAGGAATTTTTGCGCGCGGTGCGCCATAGTTGA
- a CDS encoding YbfB/YjiJ family MFS transporter, translated as MALRVALSAFLTLFVAMGIGRFAFTPQVPLMIQAHQLTLTSASLVAALNYLGYLCGSFDAMRAHQRVELRLQAGVWGAVILTLLSALATGPWLHGAIRFLIGWASGWAMVLVAAWSNEQLHRHGRAGLSAAVFAGPGCGIFVSGLLGVALHTFQVSAGLAWAAYGALALLLIALITRNLPRRGELHRPDQAPEPLVLNRNLKRLVLSYSLAGFGYILPATFLSQMAATRFPDGIFAQFVWPIFGGAAMIGILLGILTRRWGHSHVRLALVLWAQALGVFAAALLPGFSGLLAGALLVGGGFLSVVQLSMLCARELAPNHLRFMAGLLTTGYAIGQLVGPLLSFLSTALLHRLEPALWVAGVSLVWAGLLVWRRIE; from the coding sequence ATGGCGTTACGCGTCGCGCTCAGTGCATTTTTAACTTTATTTGTGGCGATGGGCATAGGGCGATTTGCCTTTACGCCGCAGGTGCCACTGATGATTCAGGCTCACCAGCTGACGCTTACCAGTGCCAGCCTGGTCGCAGCCCTCAACTATTTAGGCTACCTGTGTGGCTCCTTTGATGCGATGCGGGCGCATCAAAGGGTCGAACTGCGGCTGCAGGCGGGTGTATGGGGCGCGGTAATCCTGACGCTGCTCTCGGCACTGGCAACCGGCCCGTGGCTGCATGGCGCTATTCGTTTTCTGATTGGCTGGGCCAGCGGCTGGGCGATGGTGCTGGTGGCGGCCTGGAGCAACGAACAGCTGCATCGGCATGGGCGGGCAGGGTTGTCGGCGGCCGTGTTTGCCGGACCGGGTTGCGGCATTTTTGTCAGTGGTTTGCTGGGGGTAGCGCTGCACACATTCCAGGTCTCCGCCGGTCTTGCCTGGGCTGCTTACGGGGCGCTGGCGCTGCTGCTGATTGCGTTAATCACCCGTAATTTACCGCGTCGCGGCGAACTGCATCGTCCGGATCAGGCACCCGAGCCGCTGGTGCTGAACCGCAATCTTAAAAGGCTGGTGCTGAGTTACAGTCTGGCAGGGTTTGGCTACATCCTGCCCGCGACTTTTCTGTCGCAGATGGCCGCCACACGTTTTCCTGACGGCATCTTCGCGCAGTTTGTCTGGCCGATATTTGGCGGGGCGGCAATGATCGGCATCCTGCTGGGTATTCTGACGCGGCGCTGGGGGCACAGCCATGTCCGCCTGGCGCTGGTGCTCTGGGCACAGGCGCTGGGTGTGTTTGCTGCGGCGCTGCTGCCCGGCTTTAGTGGCCTGCTGGCCGGTGCGTTGCTGGTCGGAGGCGGCTTCCTGAGTGTGGTGCAGTTGTCTATGCTCTGCGCCCGCGAACTGGCGCCCAACCATCTGCGATTCATGGCTGGCCTGCTGACGACCGGCTATGCGATTGGACAACTTGTCGGCCCGCTGCTCTCTTTTCTCTCAACGGCCTTGTTACATCGGCTTGAGCCTGCGCTCTGGGTGGCAGGGGTGAGTCTGGTCTGGGCAGGCCTGCTGGTCTGGCGAAGAATTGAGTGA
- a CDS encoding ABC transporter ATP-binding protein, translating into METGLTLRGFSAGYPKHKVIENLNVAPLPRGEITVLLGPNGCGKSTLLRALAGLNKGQGEMWLNGEDLMTQPFARRAKNVVYLPQSLPAGVHLHVLESIIVAQRASGGLHSASSEAEIMHLLEKLGIAHLAMRYLDQLSGGQKQLVGLAQSLIRRPKLLLLDEPLSALDLNYQFHVMDLVRRETAQRNIVTVVVVHDINIALRHAQHALMLKQGALVAEGQPDKVITPATLAKVYGVNGRIEHCSRGIPQVMIDGLTGPALV; encoded by the coding sequence ATGGAAACGGGTCTGACATTACGCGGCTTCAGTGCCGGTTATCCCAAACATAAAGTGATTGAAAACCTCAACGTGGCACCATTGCCACGCGGTGAGATTACCGTTCTGCTGGGACCGAATGGTTGCGGTAAATCGACGCTGTTGCGTGCACTGGCTGGTTTGAATAAAGGTCAGGGCGAGATGTGGCTTAACGGTGAAGATCTCATGACTCAGCCGTTTGCCCGCCGTGCGAAAAACGTAGTCTATCTGCCACAGTCGCTGCCTGCGGGCGTGCATCTGCATGTGCTGGAATCGATTATCGTGGCACAGCGTGCCTCCGGTGGCCTGCACAGTGCCAGCAGTGAAGCGGAAATCATGCATCTGCTGGAAAAACTGGGCATTGCCCATCTGGCGATGCGCTACCTTGATCAGCTTTCGGGCGGACAGAAGCAGCTGGTCGGGCTGGCGCAATCTTTAATCCGTCGCCCTAAACTGCTGCTGCTGGATGAACCGCTGAGCGCGCTGGATCTCAATTACCAGTTCCACGTCATGGACCTGGTGCGCCGCGAAACGGCCCAGCGCAACATTGTGACGGTGGTGGTGGTGCATGACATCAACATCGCGCTGCGTCATGCGCAACATGCCCTGATGCTTAAGCAGGGCGCGCTGGTCGCAGAAGGGCAGCCGGATAAGGTGATTACGCCGGCTACCCTGGCAAAAGTGTATGGCGTCAACGGCCGTATCGAACACTGCTCACGTGGCATTCCCCAGGTTATGATCGATGGGCTGACCGGTCCGGCCTTAGTCTGA
- the fghA gene encoding S-formylglutathione hydrolase, whose amino-acid sequence MASTLELLEEHRIFGGWQQRWRHQSAVLNCPMTFSIYLPTPHGDAPPPVVWFLAGLTCNDENFTTKAGAQRVAAELGLVLIMPDTSPRGDGVANDEGYDLGQGAGFYLNATQQPWASHFRMFDYLSSELPALIADNFKVSERQSIMGHSMGGHGALMLALRLGNRFASASAFAPIVNPMQVPWGQKAFQAYLGDDRAAWREYDSCQLMAEVSHRLPMLIDQGDSDQFLADQLQPERLEEIAREVGFPLTLRIQPGYDHSYFFIASFVEDHLRFHAQHLLA is encoded by the coding sequence ATGGCATCCACTCTGGAGCTACTGGAAGAACACCGTATTTTTGGCGGCTGGCAGCAGCGCTGGCGTCATCAGTCAGCCGTGCTGAACTGCCCGATGACCTTTAGCATCTATCTGCCCACCCCGCACGGTGATGCACCGCCGCCGGTGGTCTGGTTTTTAGCCGGCCTGACCTGTAACGACGAGAATTTCACCACCAAAGCGGGCGCGCAGCGCGTTGCGGCGGAACTAGGTCTGGTGCTGATTATGCCGGACACCAGCCCGCGCGGTGACGGCGTGGCGAACGATGAGGGATACGATCTGGGTCAGGGTGCGGGATTTTATCTCAATGCCACCCAGCAACCCTGGGCGAGTCATTTCCGCATGTTCGACTATCTGAGCAGCGAGTTACCTGCCCTGATTGCGGATAACTTCAAGGTCAGTGAACGCCAGTCAATCATGGGTCATTCTATGGGCGGACACGGCGCGCTGATGCTGGCGCTGCGTCTGGGTAACCGCTTTGCCTCGGCTTCAGCCTTTGCACCGATTGTGAATCCAATGCAGGTGCCTTGGGGCCAGAAAGCGTTTCAGGCCTATCTGGGCGACGATCGTGCGGCGTGGCGGGAATATGACAGCTGCCAGCTGATGGCGGAAGTCTCCCATCGGTTGCCAATGCTGATCGATCAGGGTGACAGCGATCAGTTCCTGGCCGATCAGCTGCAACCAGAGCGGTTAGAGGAGATCGCCCGCGAGGTGGGCTTCCCGCTGACGCTGCGTATCCAGCCGGGTTATGACCATAGCTACTTCTTTATTGCCAGTTTTGTGGAAGATCATCTTCGCTTCCATGCCCAGCATCTGCTGGCGTAA
- the ptrR gene encoding putrescine utilization regulator PtrR: MDLVQLRMFCSVAETGSLARAAEHLHRVPSNLTTRLRQLEEELGVDLFIREKQRIRLSPMGHNFLNYAQRILALSEEAMSMTRTGEPAGNFALGSMESTAATRLPGLLAAYHQRFPKVALSLITGTSGEIIDRVREGTLAAALVDGPVSHDDLNGCIAFREEMVLITGLDHGPITTARDVQDDTLFAFRNSCSYRVKLESWYRDSQTAPNSVMEIQSYHAMLACVAGGAGVAMIPASVLKQMADRSRVQAHTLPAAYRDTATWLMWRRDAFTPNVEALKYLIIEQFDDRPLNDELIHPLQATE; encoded by the coding sequence ATGGATTTAGTTCAGCTGCGTATGTTCTGTTCCGTCGCCGAAACGGGTTCACTGGCGCGCGCAGCAGAACATCTGCATCGCGTCCCCTCTAATCTCACCACGCGGCTGCGTCAGCTGGAAGAGGAATTAGGTGTTGATCTCTTTATTCGTGAGAAGCAGCGCATTCGCCTGTCGCCGATGGGCCATAATTTCCTGAATTATGCGCAACGCATTCTGGCGTTAAGTGAAGAAGCGATGAGCATGACCCGAACCGGCGAACCGGCGGGAAACTTTGCACTGGGCTCCATGGAGAGCACCGCAGCGACCCGCCTGCCTGGCCTGCTCGCCGCCTATCATCAGCGCTTTCCTAAAGTGGCGCTGTCGCTGATTACCGGCACCTCAGGCGAAATTATCGATCGGGTCCGTGAAGGCACCCTGGCCGCTGCGCTGGTGGATGGCCCGGTTTCTCATGATGACCTGAATGGCTGCATCGCTTTTCGCGAGGAGATGGTGCTGATCACCGGGCTGGATCATGGGCCAATCACCACGGCGCGCGACGTGCAGGACGATACTCTGTTTGCGTTCCGCAACAGCTGCTCTTACCGGGTGAAGCTGGAGAGCTGGTATCGCGACAGCCAGACCGCACCCAACAGTGTGATGGAGATTCAGTCCTATCACGCCATGCTGGCCTGCGTAGCGGGCGGTGCAGGGGTCGCGATGATTCCGGCTTCGGTGCTGAAGCAGATGGCGGATCGGTCGCGGGTGCAGGCGCATACCCTGCCCGCAGCTTATCGCGACACCGCCACCTGGCTGATGTGGCGGCGTGACGCCTTTACCCCGAATGTAGAAGCGCTGAAATACCTGATTATTGAACAGTTTGACGATCGTCCGCTCAACGATGAGCTGATCCACCCATTGCAGGCGACGGAATAA